The Zygosaccharomyces rouxii strain CBS732 chromosome G complete sequence genome contains a region encoding:
- the MIC19 gene encoding Mic19p (similar to uniprot|P43594 Saccharomyces cerevisiae YFR011C Hypothetical ORF) gives MGSTTSKPSETRVFQPKTPVDFSETLLSQLESSNETNFTRKQLGERFVEQRVANRLSELEEETLKKFENKLDESLIKKDDEESPLTSQLLNEKVSSLDQKLAALKEKDDQKHSKFANHPARQQLTTCLLDNKGKPLNCYNQIENFKKLVEENS, from the coding sequence ATGGGTTCAACTACATCAAAGCCCAGCGAAACTAGAGTCTTTCAACCAAAGACTCCCGTTGATTTTTCCGAAACTTTATTGAGTCAGTTGGAATCCTCAAATGAAACTAATTTTACTAGAAAGCAACTGGGTGAAAGATTTGTTGAACAGAGAGTTGCAAACAGACTATCcgaattagaagaagaaacctTGAAGAAGTTCGAAAATAAATTAGATGaatctttgatcaaaaagGACGATGAAGAGAGTCCATTAACATCTCAACttttaaatgaaaaagttAGCTCTCTTGACCAAAAATTAGCagctttgaaagaaaaagatgatcAGAAGCATTCCAAATTTGCAAATCACCCTGCAAGACAACAATTGACCACTTGTTTATTGGATAACAAAGGTAAGCCTTTGAACTGTTACAACCAAatagaaaatttcaagaaattggttGAAGAAAACAGCTAG